A single genomic interval of Roseomonas aeriglobus harbors:
- a CDS encoding glycosyltransferase, producing MRIVDVNEFYSPTGGGVRTYLDRKMGILADLGHELIVIAPGYEDAVEERPGGGVIHWVKAPRLPFDRSYGMFWDAAPITRLLDALDPDVVEVSSPWRPAWIVAEWQGRALKVFFAHNDNMGAYAVRWLEGVAETSTVERWCSWYTRYMARFLDRFDLFVTNGGELARRHERRGLHVDAAMPLGIDRGYFSPDLRDEALRAALLAQCSLPPEAKLLLGVGRHHPEKRWPTIIDAVERAGERIPVGLVLLGQGVDHQKLARQVADSPHIRLFRPVYDRLRFARIMASADALIHGSDAEPFGLVALEAVASGMPLIVPDEGGASDIAEAPFAETYRARDARSCAAAIGRLFRRDPAILRAACRHAAVKVRTDQDHAAILVDYYRGAIEGTARAAVRA from the coding sequence GTGCGGATCGTCGACGTCAACGAATTCTACTCGCCGACCGGCGGCGGTGTCCGCACCTATCTCGATCGCAAGATGGGCATTCTGGCCGACCTGGGCCACGAATTGATCGTCATCGCGCCCGGTTATGAGGACGCGGTCGAGGAACGTCCCGGCGGCGGCGTGATCCATTGGGTCAAGGCGCCCCGCCTGCCGTTCGATCGCAGCTATGGCATGTTCTGGGACGCGGCGCCGATCACCCGGCTGCTCGATGCGCTCGATCCCGATGTCGTCGAGGTCTCCTCGCCCTGGCGCCCGGCCTGGATCGTTGCCGAGTGGCAGGGCCGAGCGCTGAAGGTGTTCTTCGCGCACAACGACAATATGGGCGCCTATGCGGTGCGCTGGCTGGAGGGCGTCGCGGAAACGTCGACGGTCGAACGCTGGTGCAGCTGGTATACACGCTACATGGCCCGGTTCCTTGACCGGTTCGACCTGTTCGTGACCAACGGCGGCGAGCTCGCCCGGCGTCACGAGCGCCGCGGGCTGCACGTCGATGCCGCGATGCCGCTGGGCATCGATCGCGGCTATTTCTCGCCCGATCTGCGCGACGAGGCCTTGCGCGCCGCGCTGCTCGCCCAGTGCAGCCTGCCGCCCGAGGCGAAGCTGCTGCTGGGCGTCGGACGACATCACCCGGAAAAGCGCTGGCCGACGATCATCGACGCGGTCGAGCGCGCAGGCGAGCGGATTCCGGTCGGGCTCGTGCTGCTGGGCCAGGGCGTCGATCACCAGAAGCTTGCGCGGCAGGTTGCGGACAGCCCGCATATCCGCCTGTTTCGCCCGGTCTACGACCGCTTACGCTTCGCGCGCATCATGGCGAGCGCCGATGCGCTGATCCACGGATCCGACGCCGAGCCCTTCGGCCTGGTCGCGCTGGAAGCGGTGGCGAGCGGAATGCCGCTGATCGTCCCCGACGAAGGCGGTGCGTCCGATATCGCCGAAGCGCCCTTCGCCGAAACCTATCGCGCGCGCGACGCCCGCAGCTGCGCCGCGGCGATCGGCCGACTGTTCCGCCGCGACCCCGCAATCCTGCGCGCCGCCTGCCGCCACGCCGCCGTGAAGGTCCGGACCGATCAGGACCATGCCGCGATACTGGTCGATTATTACCGCGGAGCCATCGAGGGCACGGCGCGCGCGGCGGTGCGCGCGTAG
- a CDS encoding DUF2141 domain-containing protein: protein MIRLFAAIALLSLATPAAAQQVIEESASCAGVRGPALQVTVTGLKDRTGRLKLELYPANANDFLKDDTDLVKEGKVFRRAWAQTPASGAVTICIRAPAPGRYALLFTHDRDGKNKFNFWRDGAGFVGAAKLGRSRPQLDQALVTIGSGVTPVTIRAQYLRGLSGFAPHED from the coding sequence ATGATCCGCTTGTTTGCCGCCATCGCCCTCCTTTCACTCGCGACACCCGCTGCCGCGCAGCAGGTCATCGAGGAATCGGCCAGCTGCGCCGGCGTCCGCGGACCGGCGCTGCAGGTGACGGTAACCGGCCTGAAAGACCGCACCGGCCGGCTGAAACTCGAACTCTATCCCGCCAACGCCAATGATTTCCTGAAGGACGACACCGATCTGGTGAAGGAGGGCAAGGTCTTCCGACGCGCCTGGGCGCAAACCCCGGCCAGCGGCGCGGTCACGATCTGCATCCGTGCGCCCGCCCCGGGTCGCTATGCGTTGCTCTTCACGCATGACCGCGACGGCAAGAACAAATTCAACTTCTGGCGCGACGGCGCGGGCTTCGTCGGTGCGGCGAAGCTTGGCCGCAGCCGCCCGCAGCTCGACCAGGCGCTGGTCACCATCGGCAGCGGCGTCACGCCGGTGACGATCCGCGCGCAATATCTGCGGGGCCTGTCCGGCTTCGCTCCACACGAAGACTGA
- a CDS encoding glycosyltransferase: MTQPPAHHILTYALTLDGGGVERVQLRLAREWIARGRRVTLIVGCDAGPLAEEVAPGVECVRLNTRAYAALVGRVPAIVARLRPDAIFCPGNRYTAVAGWTRLRLGRACPPTLAKLSNALDRIDMTLPMRAAYHMWLRRHPAFVDTLVAMSPALADDAARRMGMPRHRIAVVPNPPPRRGEGAVGVDLPPRYLLGVGRLVPQKRWDRAIEALARIADRTVPLIILGEGAEREALVRQAAMLGLGDRLRLPGHVPDPMPAMSGAAAVVLTSDYEGVPGVVREALSVGTPVVTTDSTLAMHELIPDARHGSIVPRDDLAALVAAIDERLGAGGERPAPVAVTGDPAGDYLSLFDSFVSSKSSSPS, translated from the coding sequence ATGACGCAGCCACCGGCCCATCATATCCTGACCTATGCTTTGACGCTGGACGGTGGCGGGGTGGAGCGGGTGCAGCTTCGATTGGCCCGCGAATGGATCGCGCGTGGGCGCCGGGTGACGCTGATCGTCGGCTGCGACGCCGGACCGCTGGCAGAGGAGGTCGCGCCCGGGGTGGAATGCGTGCGGCTTAACACGCGCGCCTATGCCGCATTGGTTGGACGGGTGCCCGCCATTGTGGCGCGGTTGCGGCCCGATGCGATCTTCTGCCCCGGCAATCGCTATACCGCCGTCGCCGGCTGGACGCGCCTACGGCTGGGGCGCGCCTGTCCGCCCACGCTGGCCAAACTGTCGAATGCGCTCGACCGCATCGATATGACGCTGCCGATGCGCGCAGCCTACCATATGTGGTTGCGGCGGCATCCGGCGTTCGTCGACACCCTCGTCGCCATGAGTCCTGCGCTGGCGGACGATGCGGCGCGACGCATGGGCATGCCGCGCCATCGGATCGCCGTAGTGCCGAACCCGCCGCCGCGACGGGGGGAGGGGGCGGTCGGCGTCGACCTGCCGCCCCGCTATCTGCTTGGAGTCGGTCGTCTGGTGCCGCAGAAGCGCTGGGACCGTGCGATCGAGGCGCTGGCGCGAATCGCCGACCGTACGGTTCCGCTGATCATCCTGGGCGAAGGTGCGGAGCGCGAAGCGCTCGTCCGTCAGGCGGCGATGCTGGGGCTAGGCGACCGGCTGCGCCTGCCCGGTCATGTTCCCGACCCTATGCCGGCGATGAGCGGTGCCGCCGCAGTCGTCCTGACGTCCGATTACGAAGGCGTGCCGGGCGTCGTGCGCGAGGCGTTGTCGGTCGGCACGCCGGTGGTCACCACCGATTCGACGCTGGCCATGCACGAACTCATCCCCGATGCCCGGCACGGCAGCATCGTTCCCCGCGACGATCTGGCGGCGCTGGTCGCGGCGATCGACGAGCGGCTCGGCGCGGGCGGCGAGCGTCCGGCACCGGTCGCGGTGACCGGCGACCCGGCCGGCGACTATCTGTCGCTGTTCGATTCGTTCGTGTCGTCGAAATCGTCCTCGCCATCCTGA
- a CDS encoding AI-2E family transporter encodes MSDTPSSDTVIRDGRRPVPVLDGASPSEVRDPFVRQEIKRAAVWIGMISAVALVVLLIQPLLIILAGLVFASLLDGGVRLLGRVLPIGRPWRLLIVCLLTVAFLVGTFYLTGVQVTEQITQLRSTLESQAARFSAFLSSQGLMPGASDINGIARQALSSVGRLTSWVGTAIGGLTTMFMILVVGLFVAIDPRTYERGLQWLVPQEHRDEFSLTVRRMGHTLRRLLFGRILGMVAEGVLTWVALMAGGVPMAMILGILTGLLAFIPNIGAFISGALMIAVGFSAGVDTGIWAIATYVVVQVFDGYVLLPIVAKKTVDMPPALTLGTQILASALLGILGLALADPITAMVKAALERRGERAAEDQDGEDDFDDTNESNSDR; translated from the coding sequence ATGAGCGACACGCCGTCGTCCGACACCGTCATCCGCGACGGCCGCCGCCCGGTGCCCGTTCTGGACGGCGCCAGCCCGAGCGAAGTCCGCGATCCCTTCGTCCGGCAGGAAATCAAGCGCGCGGCGGTATGGATCGGGATGATCTCCGCGGTCGCCCTGGTCGTGTTGCTGATCCAGCCGCTGCTCATCATTCTGGCGGGCCTGGTCTTCGCCTCGCTGCTCGATGGCGGCGTTCGCCTGCTCGGGCGCGTGCTGCCGATCGGGCGGCCGTGGCGGCTGCTGATCGTCTGCCTGCTGACCGTCGCGTTCCTGGTCGGCACCTTCTACCTGACCGGGGTACAGGTGACCGAGCAGATCACCCAGCTTCGCTCCACGCTCGAGTCCCAGGCCGCGCGGTTCAGCGCGTTCCTGAGCAGCCAGGGGCTGATGCCGGGCGCGTCCGACATCAACGGCATCGCGCGCCAGGCGCTGAGTTCGGTCGGGCGGCTGACGTCCTGGGTCGGCACCGCCATCGGCGGTCTGACGACGATGTTCATGATCCTGGTCGTGGGCCTGTTCGTGGCGATCGATCCGCGGACCTATGAACGCGGGCTGCAATGGCTGGTCCCGCAGGAGCACCGCGACGAATTCTCGCTGACCGTGCGGCGCATGGGACATACGCTGCGGCGGCTGTTGTTCGGGCGTATCCTGGGCATGGTCGCCGAAGGTGTGCTGACCTGGGTCGCGCTGATGGCGGGCGGCGTGCCGATGGCGATGATCCTGGGCATCCTGACCGGGTTGCTCGCGTTTATCCCCAATATCGGCGCGTTCATTTCGGGTGCGCTGATGATCGCGGTCGGATTTTCGGCGGGGGTCGACACCGGCATCTGGGCGATCGCGACCTATGTCGTGGTGCAGGTCTTCGACGGCTATGTCCTGCTGCCGATCGTCGCCAAGAAGACGGTCGATATGCCGCCGGCGCTGACGCTTGGCACGCAGATCCTGGCCAGCGCACTGCTCGGCATCCTGGGATTGGCGCTGGCCGATCCGATCACCGCGATGGTCAAGGCGGCGCTCGAACGCCGCGGCGAGCGCGCGGCCGAGGATCAGGATGGCGAGGACGATTTCGACGACACGAACGAATCGAACAGCGACAGATAG
- the lepB gene encoding signal peptidase I, with protein sequence MAEDVALNPGNPNDVHVDGSEPAPAARRTDWWAELKGLLWLIVAVLGFHSLVAKPFYIPSESMMPGLLVGDRLVVTKFPYGYSFVTPTFHLLPFMQGRLFGSLPERGDVVIVTPPGTRTDYIKRVIGLPGDRLEVRGGVVFLNGREVPRRAMGDRLLPVDPNNQCTSYGPDAIVRGADGREMCRLPIYRETLPNGRSYDTIDSGYSFGDNYGPITVAPNHVFLMGDNRDNSADSRFPVEPDKGLGGAVPWENIGGRAEFITFSLDGTATLNPLTWPKSFRSGRAGLSLHPQKDQQ encoded by the coding sequence ATGGCGGAAGACGTGGCGCTCAATCCCGGCAACCCGAACGACGTGCACGTCGATGGCAGCGAACCGGCCCCGGCCGCGCGCCGGACCGACTGGTGGGCGGAGCTCAAAGGGCTGCTCTGGCTGATCGTCGCGGTGCTCGGCTTCCACAGCCTGGTAGCCAAGCCCTTCTATATCCCGTCCGAATCGATGATGCCGGGACTGCTGGTCGGCGACCGGCTGGTGGTGACGAAGTTTCCCTACGGCTACAGCTTCGTCACGCCGACCTTCCACCTGCTGCCGTTCATGCAGGGGCGGCTGTTCGGATCGCTGCCCGAGCGTGGCGACGTGGTGATCGTGACGCCGCCTGGCACCCGCACCGACTACATCAAGCGCGTCATCGGTCTGCCCGGCGACCGACTGGAGGTCCGCGGGGGCGTCGTCTTCCTGAACGGACGCGAAGTCCCGCGCCGCGCGATGGGCGACCGGTTGCTGCCGGTCGATCCGAACAACCAGTGCACCAGCTATGGCCCCGACGCGATCGTGCGAGGCGCCGATGGCCGCGAAATGTGCCGCCTGCCGATCTATCGTGAGACATTGCCGAACGGGCGGTCCTACGACACGATCGACAGTGGTTACTCGTTCGGCGACAACTACGGCCCGATCACCGTCGCGCCCAATCACGTCTTCCTGATGGGCGACAATCGCGACAATTCGGCTGACAGCCGCTTCCCCGTGGAGCCCGACAAGGGGCTGGGCGGCGCAGTGCCGTGGGAGAATATCGGCGGACGCGCCGAATTCATCACCTTCTCGCTGGATGGTACGGCGACGCTCAACCCGCTGACCTGGCCGAAATCCTTCCGCTCGGGCCGCGCCGGCCTGTCGCTTCACCCGCAGAAGGACCAGCAATGA
- a CDS encoding holo-ACP synthase, with translation MIIGLGSDLCNIERIQSSLDRFGARFEARCFTDVERAKADRRPFTKAGTLAKRFAAKEAFSKAVGTGFAHGVFMKDIGVVNRPGGAPTLALTGGAKARLDAMTPEGHVAVVHLTLTDDLPWAQAFVIIEAIKEG, from the coding sequence ATGATCATCGGCCTCGGCTCCGACCTCTGCAATATCGAACGGATCCAATCCTCGCTCGACCGCTTCGGCGCGCGGTTCGAAGCGCGCTGCTTTACCGACGTCGAGCGCGCCAAGGCCGACCGCCGCCCGTTCACCAAAGCCGGCACGCTCGCCAAGCGCTTCGCCGCCAAGGAGGCGTTTTCCAAGGCGGTCGGGACCGGTTTCGCGCACGGCGTGTTCATGAAGGACATCGGCGTCGTGAACCGCCCCGGCGGTGCCCCGACGCTGGCCCTGACCGGCGGGGCGAAGGCGAGGCTTGACGCCATGACCCCCGAGGGCCACGTCGCTGTGGTACATCTGACGCTGACCGACGACCTTCCCTGGGCCCAGGCGTTCGTCATCATCGAGGCGATCAAGGAAGGATGA
- a CDS encoding pyridoxine 5'-phosphate synthase — protein sequence MSAPHLRLGVNIDHVATVRNARGSGYPDPVRAAFLAAEAGADGITAHLREDRRHITDDDIARLSDGLPVPLNLEMAATEEMLGVALRHRPHAACIVPERREERTTEGGLDAAGQHNHLAPMVAALGDAHVRVSLFIEPDPRQIEAAIRLKAPVVELHTGRYAELSGDAQTAELRRIADAAALAAKNGIEVHAGHGLTFDNVVPVAAIPQVRELNIGHFLIGEAIFEGLGPVVRRMRDLMDSAR from the coding sequence ATGAGCGCGCCCCACCTTCGCCTCGGGGTCAACATCGACCATGTCGCGACGGTGCGCAACGCGCGCGGCAGCGGCTATCCCGATCCGGTGCGCGCCGCGTTCCTGGCGGCGGAGGCGGGTGCCGACGGCATCACCGCACATCTGCGCGAGGATCGCCGGCACATCACCGACGACGATATCGCGCGACTGTCGGACGGGTTGCCGGTCCCGCTGAACCTGGAAATGGCGGCGACCGAGGAGATGCTGGGCGTAGCGCTGCGCCACCGCCCGCATGCCGCCTGCATCGTGCCCGAACGGCGCGAGGAACGGACGACCGAAGGCGGCCTGGACGCCGCCGGTCAGCACAACCACCTGGCGCCGATGGTGGCCGCGCTCGGCGACGCGCACGTCCGGGTATCGCTGTTCATCGAACCCGATCCACGCCAGATCGAAGCGGCGATCCGGCTGAAGGCGCCGGTCGTCGAACTCCACACCGGCCGCTATGCCGAACTGTCCGGTGACGCACAGACCGCGGAGTTGCGCCGCATCGCCGACGCCGCGGCGCTGGCGGCGAAGAACGGGATCGAAGTGCATGCCGGCCACGGGCTGACGTTCGACAACGTCGTGCCCGTAGCGGCGATACCGCAGGTGCGCGAGCTCAACATCGGGCATTTCCTGATCGGCGAGGCGATCTTCGAGGGGCTGGGCCCGGTCGTGCGACGGATGCGCGACCTGATGGATTCGGCGCGGTGA
- a CDS encoding orotate phosphoribosyltransferase, giving the protein MTEEQVLDEFRAAQALLEGHFILSSGLRSPRYLQCARVLMDPRRAARLTDALAATLPEDLKIDAVVSPAMGGVIAGHEMGRSLGVPAMFLERPTGTFELRRGFRLEPGMRVLMMEDVVTTGLSSREAMKAIAAAGGTVVAAAALVDRSNGKAEFDVPFFPLIRLDVPSYPADALPPELAAIPAVKPGSRAAA; this is encoded by the coding sequence ATGACCGAAGAACAGGTGCTCGACGAGTTCCGTGCCGCGCAAGCGCTGCTGGAGGGCCATTTCATCCTGTCGTCGGGGCTGCGCTCGCCGCGCTACCTGCAATGCGCGCGCGTCCTGATGGACCCGCGCCGCGCCGCGCGGCTGACCGACGCGCTCGCCGCGACGCTGCCCGAAGACCTGAAAATCGACGCTGTCGTCTCGCCTGCGATGGGCGGCGTGATCGCCGGACACGAGATGGGTCGCTCGCTCGGCGTGCCGGCGATGTTCCTGGAACGGCCGACCGGCACCTTCGAGCTGCGCCGCGGGTTCCGCCTGGAGCCCGGGATGCGCGTGCTGATGATGGAGGATGTCGTGACGACCGGCCTGTCGAGCCGGGAGGCGATGAAGGCGATCGCCGCGGCTGGCGGCACCGTCGTCGCCGCCGCCGCGCTGGTCGACCGGTCGAACGGCAAGGCCGAATTCGACGTGCCCTTCTTCCCGCTGATCCGCCTCGATGTCCCGAGTTATCCGGCGGATGCGCTGCCGCCTGAACTCGCGGCGATTCCGGCGGTGAAGCCGGGGAGCCGGGCCGCGGCATGA
- the coxB gene encoding cytochrome c oxidase subunit II yields MTGLKTIIAAAGLVLAGSGAVAAPANTAAPAAAAATGAAPTAAAPAAAATPAAKPADPLVGPDGTPLITPVEHVGQPSDGWFGMQTQVTPNGRQARHFHDVWLVPLITAISLLVLALLVYAMIRFRAKANPNPSKTSHNTLIEVIWTLVPVLILVAIAVPSIRLLAAQFKPAPAGAVTLKATGNQWYWTYEYPDHGGVQITANMLKERNEVPAGTRFRTDADGPRLLATDNRIVLPVGVPIRLLTTAADVIHSWAVPAFWIKLDAIPGRINETSFTIEKPGLYFGQCSELCGARHAYMPIAVEAVTPQQFAAWIAAKGGTMPGAAAASTTAATANPGAAPDAGDDTATAANAIVPANGTDAVVNMTETPPTSNQAATATKAAFGARGN; encoded by the coding sequence ATGACTGGTCTGAAGACGATCATCGCCGCCGCCGGGCTCGTGCTCGCGGGCAGCGGTGCTGTCGCCGCTCCGGCGAATACTGCCGCGCCGGCGGCTGCTGCCGCGACGGGCGCTGCGCCCACCGCCGCCGCTCCGGCCGCGGCTGCGACTCCGGCCGCCAAGCCGGCCGATCCGCTGGTCGGCCCCGACGGCACGCCGCTGATCACCCCGGTCGAACATGTCGGTCAGCCGTCGGACGGCTGGTTCGGCATGCAGACGCAAGTCACGCCGAACGGCCGCCAGGCGCGTCATTTCCATGACGTGTGGCTGGTGCCGCTGATCACGGCGATCTCGCTGCTGGTTCTGGCGCTGCTCGTTTACGCGATGATTCGTTTCCGGGCGAAGGCGAACCCCAACCCGTCGAAGACCAGCCACAACACGCTGATCGAAGTGATCTGGACGCTCGTCCCGGTCCTGATCCTGGTTGCGATCGCGGTTCCCTCGATCCGGCTGCTCGCCGCGCAGTTCAAGCCGGCGCCGGCCGGCGCCGTGACGCTGAAGGCGACCGGGAACCAGTGGTACTGGACCTATGAATATCCCGACCATGGCGGCGTGCAGATCACGGCGAACATGCTGAAGGAGCGCAACGAGGTTCCGGCCGGCACGCGCTTCCGCACCGATGCCGACGGTCCGCGCCTGCTGGCGACCGACAACCGCATCGTCCTGCCGGTCGGCGTGCCGATCCGTCTGCTGACGACCGCCGCCGACGTGATCCACAGCTGGGCGGTCCCGGCGTTCTGGATCAAGCTCGACGCGATCCCGGGCCGCATCAACGAAACAAGCTTCACCATCGAGAAGCCGGGCCTGTACTTCGGACAGTGTTCGGAACTGTGCGGTGCGCGTCACGCGTACATGCCGATCGCGGTCGAGGCCGTGACGCCACAGCAGTTCGCGGCATGGATCGCGGCCAAGGGCGGCACGATGCCGGGGGCGGCTGCAGCATCGACGACCGCGGCGACCGCCAATCCGGGCGCCGCGCCGGATGCCGGCGACGACACCGCGACGGCAGCCAACGCGATCGTGCCCGCCAACGGCACCGACGCGGTCGTCAACATGACCGAGACTCCTCCCACTTCGAACCAGGCCGCAACCGCCACCAAGGCGGCGTTCGGCGCTCGTGGAAACTAA
- the ctaD gene encoding cytochrome c oxidase subunit I, producing MTDTALTPSAFDAHGHAHDAHHHDADHKPAFFARWFLSTNHKDIGTLYLIFAICAGIIGGAISGLMRAELMHPGIQYLPQWAGVLHGGTATFDEALHFWNVLITAHGLIMVFFMVMPAMIGGFGNWFVPIMIGAPDMAFPRMNNISFWLLVPSFALLLASPFFGGAGNGWTLYAPLSTYGEPGPSTDMAILSLHLAGASSILGAINFITTIFNMRAPGMTLHKMPLFVWSVLVTAFLLLLALPVLAAAITMLLTDRNFGTTFFDPAGGGNPVLYQHLFWFFGHPEVYIMILPGFGIISHIVATFSRKPVFGYLGMAYAMVAIGVVGFVVWAHHMFTTGLSVNTKMYFTAATMVIAVPTGIKIFSWIATMWGGSMRFPTPMVWAIGFIFMFTVGGVTGVVLANGGVDDYMQDTYYVVAHFHYVLSLGAVFSLFAGFTYWFPKMSGKMLNEFLGQLHFWVFFIGVNILFFPMHFLGLQGMPRRYPDYPDAYAHFNNVATIGYMIMAAGMVIFFVNVIWSLMAGKKAGDNPWGEGATTLEWTLSSPPPYHQFETLPKVD from the coding sequence ATGACCGATACCGCGCTCACCCCGTCCGCGTTCGACGCGCACGGTCACGCCCATGACGCGCATCATCACGATGCCGATCACAAGCCGGCCTTCTTCGCCCGCTGGTTCCTGTCGACCAATCACAAGGACATCGGGACCCTCTATCTGATTTTCGCGATCTGCGCCGGCATCATTGGCGGCGCGATCTCGGGTCTGATGCGGGCGGAACTGATGCACCCGGGCATCCAGTATCTGCCGCAGTGGGCGGGCGTGCTGCACGGCGGCACCGCGACCTTCGACGAAGCACTGCACTTCTGGAACGTGCTCATCACCGCGCACGGCCTGATCATGGTGTTCTTCATGGTTATGCCGGCGATGATCGGCGGGTTCGGCAACTGGTTCGTGCCGATCATGATCGGCGCGCCGGACATGGCCTTCCCGCGCATGAACAACATCTCGTTCTGGCTGCTGGTGCCGTCGTTCGCGCTGCTGCTGGCCTCGCCGTTCTTCGGTGGCGCGGGCAACGGCTGGACGCTCTACGCGCCGCTGTCCACTTATGGTGAGCCCGGGCCGTCGACCGACATGGCGATCCTGTCGCTCCACCTCGCCGGCGCCTCGTCGATCCTGGGCGCGATCAATTTCATCACGACCATCTTCAACATGCGCGCGCCGGGCATGACCCTGCACAAGATGCCGCTGTTCGTCTGGTCGGTGCTGGTCACCGCCTTCCTGTTGCTGCTCGCGCTCCCGGTGCTGGCGGCGGCCATCACCATGCTGCTGACCGATCGTAACTTCGGCACGACCTTCTTCGATCCGGCCGGCGGCGGGAACCCGGTGCTCTACCAGCACCTGTTCTGGTTCTTCGGTCACCCCGAAGTGTACATCATGATCCTGCCGGGCTTCGGCATCATCAGCCACATCGTCGCGACGTTCAGCCGCAAGCCGGTGTTCGGTTATCTCGGCATGGCCTATGCCATGGTGGCGATCGGCGTGGTCGGTTTCGTCGTGTGGGCGCACCACATGTTCACGACCGGCCTCAGCGTGAATACCAAGATGTATTTCACCGCGGCGACGATGGTCATCGCGGTCCCGACCGGCATCAAGATCTTCTCGTGGATCGCGACGATGTGGGGCGGGTCGATGCGCTTCCCGACCCCGATGGTCTGGGCGATCGGCTTCATCTTCATGTTCACCGTCGGTGGCGTGACCGGCGTCGTGCTCGCCAATGGCGGCGTCGACGATTACATGCAGGACACCTATTACGTCGTCGCGCACTTCCACTATGTGCTGTCGTTGGGCGCGGTATTCTCGCTGTTCGCGGGCTTCACCTACTGGTTCCCGAAGATGAGCGGCAAGATGCTGAACGAATTCCTCGGTCAGCTGCACTTCTGGGTGTTCTTCATCGGCGTGAACATCCTGTTCTTCCCGATGCACTTCCTGGGGCTCCAGGGCATGCCGCGCCGCTATCCGGATTATCCGGATGCCTATGCGCACTTCAACAACGTCGCCACGATCGGTTACATGATCATGGCGGCGGGCATGGTGATCTTCTTCGTGAACGTCATCTGGTCGTTGATGGCGGGCAAGAAGGCGGGCGACAATCCGTGGGGCGAAGGCGCGACCACGCTCGAGTGGACGCTCAGCTCGCCGCCGCCGTACCACCAGTTCGAGACGCTGCCGAAGGTCGACTGA
- a CDS encoding acyl-CoA thioesterase, with translation MTPFTRRFTAQAEHIDELGHVNNAEWVRWIQDIAVAHWAAVAPSEHQAAYVWVVVRHEIDYRGNLIAGESVTGETWVGDAPKGARFDRHVRFTGDDGKVKVEARTTWALLDKASGRLLRITPEIAAPFLQA, from the coding sequence ATGACGCCGTTCACCCGCCGCTTCACCGCTCAGGCAGAGCACATCGACGAACTCGGCCACGTGAACAATGCCGAATGGGTCCGCTGGATCCAGGATATTGCCGTCGCCCACTGGGCGGCGGTCGCCCCGTCCGAACATCAGGCCGCCTATGTCTGGGTCGTCGTCCGCCACGAAATCGACTATCGCGGCAACCTGATCGCCGGCGAAAGCGTCACCGGCGAAACCTGGGTCGGTGACGCTCCCAAAGGCGCCCGCTTCGACCGCCACGTCCGCTTCACCGGCGACGACGGCAAGGTCAAGGTCGAGGCGCGGACGACCTGGGCGCTGCTCGACAAGGCGAGCGGGCGGCTGCTGCGGATCACACCGGAGATCGCGGCGCCGTTTCTTCAGGCGTAG
- a CDS encoding LysE family transporter, with translation MDLHLWFAFAAASLVMAVIPGPGVASIIGFAFSSGRRTALASVAGMAVGNAVAMTVSLAGAGAILGTSALAFTILKWVGAAYLIAIGGIAILRSGGQTAGLPDYRLVSARAAFLTNVAVGTFHPKTILFFVAFAAQFIRASAPYLPQAAILIATFTLIAATTDTLYALTASKASGLIRRPAVRVWSQRAGGGAVMTAGIAMAAMRR, from the coding sequence ATGGACCTACACCTTTGGTTCGCCTTCGCCGCCGCATCGCTGGTGATGGCGGTCATTCCCGGCCCCGGTGTCGCGAGCATCATCGGTTTTGCGTTCAGCTCGGGGCGTCGCACCGCGCTCGCCTCGGTCGCCGGGATGGCGGTCGGCAATGCCGTGGCGATGACGGTGTCGCTGGCCGGGGCGGGCGCGATCCTGGGAACTTCGGCGCTGGCCTTCACCATCCTGAAATGGGTCGGGGCGGCGTATCTGATCGCGATCGGTGGAATCGCGATCCTGCGCAGTGGCGGGCAGACGGCAGGCCTGCCGGACTATCGCCTGGTCAGCGCGCGTGCGGCGTTTCTGACCAACGTCGCGGTCGGCACCTTCCACCCCAAGACGATCCTGTTCTTCGTCGCCTTCGCCGCGCAGTTCATCCGTGCCAGCGCTCCCTATCTCCCGCAGGCGGCAATCCTGATCGCGACCTTCACGCTGATCGCCGCAACCACCGATACACTCTACGCGCTGACCGCATCCAAGGCGTCGGGCCTGATCCGACGCCCGGCCGTGCGCGTCTGGTCGCAGCGCGCCGGGGGAGGGGCAGTGATGACGGCGGGCATCGCGATGGCTGCGATGCGGCGGTAA